The proteins below are encoded in one region of Bacillus vallismortis:
- the dnaD gene encoding DNA replication protein DnaD: MKKQQFIDMQEQGTSTIPNLLLTNYKQLGLNETEFILLLKIKMHLEKGSYFPTPNQLQEGMSISVEECTNRLRMFIQKGFLFIEECEDQNGIKFEKYSLQPLWAKLYEYIQLAQNQTQERKAEGEQKSLYTIFEEEFARPLSPLECETLAIWQDQDQHDAQLIKHALKEAVLSGKLSFRYIDRILFEWKKNGLKTVEQAKIHSQKFRRVQTKQTEPQKEYKRQVPFYNWLEQ, encoded by the coding sequence ATGAAAAAACAGCAATTTATTGATATGCAGGAACAGGGAACCTCAACAATCCCCAATCTTCTGCTTACGAATTATAAACAGCTTGGGCTCAATGAAACAGAATTTATACTGCTATTGAAAATTAAAATGCATTTAGAAAAAGGTTCTTATTTTCCTACACCGAATCAGCTGCAGGAAGGGATGTCAATTTCTGTCGAAGAATGCACAAACAGATTGCGGATGTTTATTCAAAAAGGTTTTCTGTTTATTGAAGAATGCGAGGACCAAAACGGCATCAAATTTGAGAAATATTCTCTTCAGCCTTTATGGGCCAAGCTGTACGAGTATATACAGCTTGCACAGAATCAAACGCAGGAAAGAAAAGCAGAAGGGGAACAAAAAAGCCTTTATACGATTTTTGAGGAGGAGTTCGCAAGGCCGTTATCACCTTTGGAGTGTGAAACATTGGCCATTTGGCAGGATCAAGATCAGCATGACGCACAGCTGATCAAACACGCCTTAAAAGAGGCGGTACTGTCAGGGAAACTCAGTTTCCGCTACATTGACCGGATTTTGTTTGAGTGGAAGAAAAACGGGCTGAAAACTGTGGAGCAGGCAAAAATCCACAGCCAGAAATTCCGGCGGGTACAAACAAAGCAAACTGAACCCCAAAAAGAGTATAAAAGGCAGGTTCCTTTTTACAATTGGCTTGAACAATAA
- a CDS encoding YpoC family protein: MTQAKEVLASYEQHLSSLGQMNALDITEALRINPVYFDLCMESQDVFPWEDSGKYVPILFEVWEDIKESLLPVFQTRKSRCDQNDMLKGIVCLLASFHWTAGERVKSLDWPELTEKSFPVKPINWPERVEFILLKPTQYHCFIQLDELFAEMKKHFYKYAAMNR; the protein is encoded by the coding sequence ATGACGCAAGCCAAAGAAGTGTTGGCTTCCTATGAGCAGCACTTGAGCAGTCTTGGCCAGATGAACGCCTTGGATATCACAGAAGCCTTGCGAATCAACCCTGTGTACTTTGACCTCTGCATGGAATCTCAAGACGTTTTTCCATGGGAAGACAGCGGCAAATACGTTCCAATTTTATTTGAAGTGTGGGAAGACATTAAGGAATCACTTCTCCCAGTCTTTCAAACAAGAAAATCGAGATGTGACCAAAACGACATGTTGAAGGGCATTGTGTGTTTGCTGGCTTCGTTCCACTGGACAGCGGGTGAGCGGGTAAAATCGCTCGATTGGCCAGAACTGACAGAGAAATCATTTCCCGTAAAGCCGATCAATTGGCCTGAACGAGTAGAATTTATTCTTCTAAAGCCGACCCAATACCATTGCTTTATTCAGCTTGATGAGCTGTTTGCTGAAATGAAAAAGCATTTTTATAAATATGCTGCGATGAATCGCTAA
- the nth gene encoding endonuclease III, with protein sequence MLNLKQIEFCLDKIGDMFPHAECELVHSNPFELVVAVALSAQCTDALVNRVTKTLFQKYKRPEDYLAVSLEELQQDIKSIGLYRNKAKNIQKLSKMIIEDYGGEVPEDRDELVKLPGVGRKTANVVVSVAFGVPAIAVDTHVERVSKRLGICRWKDSVLEVEKTLMRKVPKEDWSVTHHRLIFFGRYHCKAQSPRCAECPLLSLCREGQKRDKKGLVKR encoded by the coding sequence GTGTTAAATCTAAAACAAATTGAATTCTGTCTAGACAAGATAGGCGACATGTTTCCCCACGCAGAGTGTGAACTGGTTCATTCCAATCCTTTTGAATTAGTGGTGGCAGTCGCTTTATCAGCGCAATGCACAGATGCACTTGTAAACAGAGTGACCAAAACATTATTTCAAAAATATAAACGGCCTGAAGACTATCTGGCTGTTTCGCTGGAAGAACTTCAGCAAGATATTAAATCGATCGGTTTGTATCGCAATAAGGCCAAGAATATTCAAAAATTGAGTAAAATGATTATTGAAGATTACGGCGGGGAAGTGCCGGAAGACCGCGATGAGCTTGTCAAACTGCCTGGTGTCGGAAGAAAGACCGCTAATGTCGTAGTATCTGTTGCCTTTGGCGTACCGGCCATTGCCGTAGATACCCATGTGGAGAGAGTCAGCAAACGTCTGGGAATCTGCCGATGGAAGGACTCGGTGCTGGAAGTGGAAAAGACGCTGATGCGCAAGGTTCCAAAAGAAGACTGGTCTGTTACGCATCACCGGCTTATTTTCTTTGGCAGATATCACTGTAAGGCCCAGTCTCCGCGCTGTGCGGAATGTCCGCTGCTGTCTCTGTGCAGAGAAGGGCAGAAAAGAGATAAAAAAGGACTGGTGAAACGATGA
- the asnS gene encoding asparagine--tRNA ligase: MKTTINQVYKHVGEEVTIGAWVANKRSSGKIAFLQLRDGTGFIQGVVVKAEVEESIFQTAKSVTQETSLYIKGIVKEDERSPLGYELAVTGIEVIHEATDYPITPKEHGTEFLMDHRHLWLRSKRQHAIMKIRNEIIRATYEFFNNEGFVKVDPPILTGSAPEGTTELFATKYFDEDAYLSQSGQLYMEAAAMALGKVFSFGPTFRAEKSKTKRHLIEFWMIEPEMAFVEFEENLQVQENYVSFIVQSVLKNCKIELNTLGRDTSKLEQMKAPFPRITYDEAIDFLKEKGFDDIEWGDDFGAPHETAIAEHYDKPVFITRYPTSLKPFYMQPAPDRDDVVLCADLIAPEGYGEIIGGSERIHDMELLEARLKEHGLDSDAYKWYAELRKYGSVPHSGFGLGLERTVAWISGAPHVRETIPFPRLLNRLYP, from the coding sequence TTGAAAACAACAATCAACCAAGTGTATAAGCACGTAGGTGAGGAAGTAACGATCGGAGCTTGGGTCGCTAATAAGCGTTCAAGCGGGAAAATCGCGTTTTTGCAGCTGCGGGACGGTACCGGGTTTATTCAAGGTGTCGTAGTCAAAGCGGAAGTGGAAGAAAGCATTTTCCAAACAGCTAAATCAGTGACACAGGAAACGTCACTCTATATAAAAGGGATTGTAAAAGAGGACGAGCGATCTCCGCTTGGTTATGAACTAGCTGTAACCGGTATTGAAGTCATTCACGAAGCGACTGATTATCCAATTACGCCAAAAGAACACGGCACAGAATTCTTGATGGACCACAGACATTTATGGCTCCGTTCAAAACGCCAGCACGCGATCATGAAAATCCGTAATGAAATCATTCGCGCGACTTACGAATTCTTTAATAACGAAGGCTTCGTAAAAGTGGACCCGCCGATTCTGACTGGAAGCGCACCTGAAGGAACAACAGAGCTTTTTGCGACAAAGTATTTTGATGAAGATGCGTACCTGTCCCAGAGCGGTCAGCTCTACATGGAAGCTGCGGCAATGGCTTTAGGAAAAGTATTCTCCTTCGGGCCGACATTCAGAGCGGAAAAGTCTAAAACAAAGCGCCACTTGATCGAATTCTGGATGATCGAACCGGAAATGGCCTTTGTGGAGTTTGAAGAGAACCTTCAAGTACAGGAAAATTACGTTTCTTTCATCGTGCAATCGGTTCTTAAGAATTGCAAAATTGAATTAAACACATTAGGAAGAGACACATCAAAACTTGAGCAAATGAAAGCTCCGTTCCCAAGAATCACGTATGATGAAGCAATTGATTTTCTTAAAGAAAAAGGCTTTGACGATATCGAGTGGGGAGACGACTTCGGGGCGCCTCATGAAACAGCGATTGCTGAACACTATGACAAACCGGTGTTCATTACTCGCTACCCGACGTCATTAAAGCCATTCTATATGCAGCCGGCTCCTGACCGTGACGATGTCGTGCTGTGCGCTGACCTGATTGCGCCGGAAGGCTATGGAGAAATTATCGGCGGATCTGAGCGGATTCATGATATGGAGCTTCTGGAAGCGCGTCTTAAAGAACATGGACTGGATTCTGACGCATATAAATGGTATGCTGAACTTAGAAAATATGGATCAGTTCCTCATTCAGGCTTCGGCCTTGGATTAGAGCGGACAGTAGCTTGGATTAGCGGAGCGCCTCACGTTCGTGAAACCATTCCGTTCCCAAGACTGTTAAACCGTCTATATCCATAA
- the aspB gene encoding aspartate transaminase AspB yields MKLAKRVSALTPSTTLAITAKAKELKAAGHDVIGLGAGEPDFNTPQHIIDAALRSMNEGHTKYTPSGGLAELKNSIAEKFKRDQNIEYKPSQIIVCTGAKHALYTLFQVILDEGDEVIIPTPYWVSYPEQVKLAGGKPVYVEGLEDNHFKLSPEQLKYAITDKTKAIVINSPSNPTGVMYTEDELAALGEVCLEHDILIVSDEIYEKLTYSGKKHVSIAELSDSLKEQTVIINGVSKSHSMTGWRIGYAAGAEDIIKAMTNLASHSTSNPTSIAQYGAIAAYNGPSEPLEEMRVAFEHRLNTIYPKLAEIPGFSCVKPEGAFYLFPNAKEAAQSCGFNDVDEFVKALLEEEKVAIVPGSGFGSPDNVRLSYATSLELLEKAVERIKRFVEKHS; encoded by the coding sequence TTGAAACTGGCAAAAAGAGTATCCGCATTAACACCGTCTACCACACTGGCTATCACAGCAAAAGCGAAAGAACTGAAAGCGGCAGGCCATGATGTCATCGGCTTAGGGGCAGGCGAACCTGACTTCAATACACCGCAGCACATTATTGATGCTGCTTTGCGTTCTATGAATGAAGGCCATACGAAATACACGCCTTCAGGTGGTCTGGCTGAACTCAAAAACAGCATTGCTGAGAAATTTAAACGTGACCAGAATATTGAATACAAACCGTCGCAAATCATTGTCTGCACTGGTGCTAAACATGCGCTGTACACCCTTTTCCAAGTGATTTTGGATGAAGGAGATGAAGTCATTATACCAACGCCTTACTGGGTGAGTTATCCAGAACAGGTAAAACTCGCTGGCGGAAAGCCTGTTTATGTAGAGGGGCTTGAGGATAATCATTTCAAACTTTCTCCTGAACAGCTGAAATATGCGATCACGGATAAAACAAAAGCGATCGTCATTAATTCTCCAAGCAACCCGACAGGTGTTATGTATACGGAAGACGAACTGGCGGCGCTCGGTGAAGTATGCCTTGAACATGACATCCTGATTGTGTCTGACGAAATTTATGAAAAACTTACATACAGCGGAAAGAAACACGTTTCCATTGCCGAGCTGTCTGACAGCCTGAAAGAGCAAACGGTTATTATTAACGGCGTGTCGAAGTCACACAGCATGACGGGCTGGAGAATCGGGTATGCGGCTGGGGCTGAAGACATTATTAAAGCGATGACGAACCTAGCAAGCCACAGCACGTCAAATCCGACATCAATCGCACAGTACGGAGCGATTGCTGCTTATAATGGGCCTTCTGAGCCGCTGGAAGAAATGAGAGTAGCATTTGAACATAGATTAAATACAATCTATCCGAAGCTCGCGGAAATCCCCGGATTCAGCTGTGTGAAGCCGGAAGGTGCTTTTTACCTTTTCCCGAATGCAAAAGAAGCGGCTCAATCTTGCGGTTTCAATGATGTAGATGAATTTGTAAAAGCGCTTCTTGAGGAGGAGAAAGTTGCGATTGTTCCAGGATCCGGTTTTGGCTCTCCTGATAATGTCCGTCTTTCTTATGCCACATCGCTAGAGCTTCTTGAAAAAGCGGTTGAAAGAATCAAACGATTTGTAGAAAAACATAGCTAA
- a CDS encoding transglycosylase domain-containing protein, which yields MSDQFTSREARRKANSKSSPSPKKGKKRKKGGLFKKTLFTLLILFVLGVVGGAVTFAVMVSDAPKLDENKLKTPYSSTIYDRNGEEIAEYGSEKRTYVSIDEIPDTVKEAFIATEDARFYEHHGIDPVRIGGALVANFTDGFGAEGGSTITQQVVKNSLLSHQKTLKRKVQEVWLSIQLERNYSKDEILEMYLNRIYFSPRAYGIGKAAEEFFGVTDLSKLTVEQAATLAGMPQSPTAYNPVKNPDKAEKRRNIVLSLMKKQKFISDPEYNKAKNVAMKDEGVVSQQEYEKNNSNKYSAFVEEVMKEIEDKSDVNPGTDGLKIYTTLDTKAQDKLNELMDGDTVGFTEGMQGGVTLLDTKNGEIRAIGAGRNQPVGGFNYATQTKAQPGSTIKPILDYGPVIENKKWSTYEQIDDSAYTYSNGKPIRDWDRKYLGPISMRYALAQSRNIPALKAFQAAGKDAAVDFANGLGLGLTRDNVSEAYSIGGFGGDDGVSPLTMAGAYSAFGNNGTYNDPHFVKSIEFNDGTKLDLTPKSKSAMSDYTAFMITDMLKTAVKTGTGQLAQVPGVEVAGKTGTTNFDETTIQKYNIASGGVPDSWFVGYTPQYTAAVWTGVDSNNKLGKKSLNKTEQQVAKRLFAQLIADVDDGSGSFEKPDSVVEATVEKGSNPAKLAGPNTPSDKKLTEYFVKGTAPSTVSKTYEKEETDKPTGLSVKYDKDNQSLTLSWKYDGDATFEVKQSVDGGSYSEIQNSSAKEAVISGVQPGSVYKFQVTAISDDVRSDTAATSYEVPKDEDEEDKDDEEKTDDEKQDEDKSQDDTQTDDSQTDDSQTNQDQTDDSTNNQDKKQDNTNTNPSDNSNQDQTNDNSNSNNNQGTSDGDSNSDTNDSSGSDTNKNKTNTSDKKQTNSSSTDKAN from the coding sequence GAGAAGAAATCGCTGAGTACGGCTCCGAAAAACGGACCTACGTCTCGATAGATGAAATTCCCGATACTGTAAAAGAAGCCTTTATTGCGACAGAGGATGCCCGTTTTTATGAACACCACGGAATTGACCCTGTCCGTATCGGCGGCGCCTTAGTCGCCAACTTTACAGACGGCTTCGGTGCTGAAGGCGGAAGTACGATCACCCAGCAGGTCGTCAAGAACTCCCTTCTTTCTCATCAGAAGACGCTGAAACGGAAGGTGCAGGAAGTATGGCTTTCGATTCAGCTGGAGCGCAATTACTCTAAAGATGAAATTTTAGAAATGTATTTAAACCGGATTTATTTTTCTCCTAGAGCATATGGAATCGGAAAAGCGGCGGAAGAATTTTTCGGCGTCACAGATTTAAGCAAATTGACTGTAGAACAAGCGGCAACACTTGCGGGCATGCCGCAAAGCCCGACAGCGTACAATCCCGTTAAAAACCCGGATAAAGCGGAAAAAAGACGGAACATCGTACTCAGTCTGATGAAAAAACAAAAATTTATTTCTGATCCTGAATATAATAAAGCCAAAAATGTGGCGATGAAAGACGAAGGCGTTGTATCACAACAGGAATATGAAAAAAACAATTCAAACAAATATAGCGCGTTTGTTGAAGAAGTCATGAAAGAAATTGAAGACAAATCTGATGTCAATCCAGGAACTGACGGATTAAAAATTTATACAACATTAGATACGAAAGCACAAGACAAACTAAATGAATTAATGGACGGAGACACCGTCGGATTTACTGAAGGCATGCAGGGCGGCGTTACCCTTCTCGATACAAAAAATGGAGAAATTCGAGCGATTGGCGCTGGGCGCAATCAGCCTGTCGGAGGCTTTAACTATGCAACTCAAACTAAGGCACAGCCTGGTTCGACCATAAAGCCGATTTTAGACTACGGTCCAGTTATTGAAAACAAAAAATGGTCTACGTATGAACAAATTGATGACTCAGCATATACGTATTCTAACGGAAAACCAATCCGTGATTGGGACCGTAAATATCTAGGGCCTATCTCTATGCGTTATGCACTTGCACAATCTAGAAATATTCCAGCCTTAAAAGCATTTCAGGCAGCTGGTAAAGATGCTGCAGTAGACTTTGCAAACGGTCTTGGACTGGGATTAACAAGGGATAATGTATCAGAGGCCTACTCAATTGGCGGATTTGGTGGAGACGATGGTGTTTCTCCTCTAACTATGGCAGGCGCATACAGCGCGTTTGGAAATAACGGAACGTATAACGACCCGCATTTTGTGAAGTCTATTGAATTCAACGATGGCACAAAGCTTGATTTAACACCGAAATCAAAGTCAGCAATGAGCGATTATACTGCGTTTATGATTACAGATATGCTGAAAACAGCTGTTAAAACAGGTACTGGACAGCTCGCTCAAGTCCCTGGAGTAGAAGTAGCCGGAAAAACTGGGACTACAAACTTTGATGAAACGACTATACAAAAATACAATATTGCGTCAGGTGGTGTACCTGATTCTTGGTTTGTGGGATATACACCTCAATATACCGCTGCTGTATGGACAGGTGTAGACTCTAACAACAAATTAGGGAAAAAATCTTTAAATAAAACAGAACAGCAGGTTGCAAAACGTCTATTCGCCCAGCTCATTGCCGATGTCGATGACGGAAGCGGATCGTTTGAGAAGCCTGACAGCGTGGTCGAAGCCACTGTAGAAAAAGGTTCTAACCCGGCGAAATTGGCGGGGCCAAATACGCCGAGCGACAAAAAGCTTACGGAGTACTTTGTCAAAGGCACTGCCCCTTCTACTGTTTCTAAAACTTATGAAAAAGAAGAAACAGATAAACCGACTGGCTTAAGCGTGAAATATGACAAAGACAATCAATCTCTGACTTTAAGCTGGAAATATGACGGTGATGCCACCTTTGAAGTGAAGCAGTCTGTCGATGGCGGCAGCTATTCAGAGATTCAGAACAGTTCTGCAAAAGAAGCCGTCATATCCGGTGTACAGCCTGGATCTGTGTATAAATTTCAAGTAACAGCCATCAGTGACGATGTCCGCAGCGATACAGCTGCCACTTCTTATGAAGTGCCAAAGGATGAAGATGAAGAAGATAAAGACGACGAAGAGAAAACCGATGATGAAAAGCAAGATGAAGATAAATCTCAGGATGATACACAGACTGATGATTCGCAAACAGACGACAGTCAGACAAATCAAGATCAGACAGATGATTCAACGAACAATCAAGACAAAAAACAAGACAACACGAACACCAATCCGTCCGACAACAGCAATCAAGACCAAACCAATGATAACAGCAACAGCAACAACAATCAGGGTACGTCGGATGGTGATTCAAACTCAGATACAAATGATTCATCAGGATCTGATACAAATAAAAACAAAACGAACACGTCTGACAAAAAACAAACAAATTCATCATCAACTGATAAAGCAAATTAA